From the Synechococcus sp. HK01-R genome, one window contains:
- the purH gene encoding bifunctional phosphoribosylaminoimidazolecarboxamide formyltransferase/IMP cyclohydrolase — MAPTALLSVSDKRGLVPLAEALHRRHGFQLLSSGGTATALEQAGLPVTRVADHTGAPEILGGRVKTLHPRIHGGILARRGDPAHEADLAAQQIAPIDVVVVNLYPFRETVADPAVSWDTAIETIDIGGPTMVRSAAKNHAHVAVLTSPEQYDRVVAALDRPGGIDAGLRRRLALEAFAHTAAYDTAISHWMKGRMNPADSDAGQQDSEEGGAALPWLEAVPLRQTLRYGENPHQQAAWYSAPRRGWGGALQLQGKELSTNNLLDLEAALATVREFGYGTEGSHPAEQPAAVVVKHTNPCGVAVAEGVAGALTRALDADRVSAFGGIVALNGSVDAAAARELTSLFLECVVAPGFSPEAREILAGKGNLRLLELAPAAIDAAGRDHVRSILGGVLVQDLDDQPIDPAGWTVATQRPPTAQEQADLRFAWQLVRHVRSNAIVVARDGQSLGVGAGQMNRVGSARLALEAAGEQARGAVLASDGFFPFDDTVRLAASHGITAVIHPGGSLRDAESIKACDELGLAMLLTGRRHFLH; from the coding sequence ATGGCTCCCACAGCCCTGCTGAGCGTGTCCGACAAGCGGGGGCTGGTGCCCCTGGCGGAGGCCTTGCACCGTCGCCATGGCTTCCAGCTTCTCTCGAGTGGCGGCACGGCTACGGCGCTCGAGCAAGCGGGCTTGCCCGTGACCCGCGTCGCTGATCACACAGGCGCTCCGGAAATTCTCGGTGGTCGGGTCAAGACCCTGCATCCCCGGATCCATGGGGGGATCCTGGCCCGTCGTGGGGATCCCGCCCATGAGGCCGATCTCGCGGCTCAGCAGATTGCACCGATCGATGTGGTCGTGGTCAATCTCTATCCCTTCAGGGAAACGGTGGCTGATCCTGCTGTCAGCTGGGACACCGCCATCGAGACCATCGACATCGGCGGACCCACCATGGTGCGCTCGGCAGCCAAGAACCATGCGCATGTGGCTGTGCTCACCAGCCCCGAGCAGTACGACCGGGTGGTCGCTGCCCTCGATCGCCCCGGTGGGATTGATGCTGGCCTGCGCCGTCGTCTTGCTCTTGAGGCGTTTGCGCATACAGCCGCTTACGACACCGCCATCAGCCATTGGATGAAGGGCCGGATGAACCCGGCCGACAGCGATGCAGGGCAACAGGACAGCGAGGAGGGTGGAGCAGCGCTGCCGTGGCTCGAAGCAGTGCCCTTGCGTCAGACCTTGCGTTATGGCGAGAACCCCCATCAGCAGGCGGCCTGGTACAGCGCACCCCGCCGTGGCTGGGGAGGAGCGCTGCAACTGCAGGGCAAGGAGCTCAGCACCAACAATTTGCTCGACCTGGAGGCGGCCCTTGCCACGGTGCGCGAATTCGGATATGGCACAGAGGGGTCCCACCCTGCGGAGCAGCCGGCGGCCGTCGTGGTCAAGCACACCAACCCCTGCGGCGTGGCCGTTGCCGAGGGGGTGGCCGGGGCGCTCACCCGTGCGCTTGATGCTGACCGTGTCAGCGCCTTCGGAGGGATCGTGGCCTTGAACGGTTCCGTGGATGCCGCGGCGGCCCGTGAACTGACCAGCCTGTTTCTGGAGTGTGTGGTGGCACCGGGATTCAGCCCTGAGGCGCGGGAAATCCTTGCCGGCAAAGGGAACCTCCGTCTGCTCGAGCTTGCCCCTGCGGCGATCGATGCGGCCGGCCGCGATCACGTGCGCAGCATCCTCGGCGGTGTCCTGGTGCAGGATCTGGATGATCAACCGATCGATCCAGCCGGATGGACCGTCGCGACGCAGCGCCCGCCGACAGCCCAGGAACAGGCGGATCTGCGCTTCGCATGGCAGTTGGTGCGCCATGTGCGTTCGAACGCGATTGTGGTCGCCAGGGACGGACAGAGCCTGGGGGTGGGCGCCGGACAGATGAACCGCGTCGGTTCCGCTCGCTTGGCGCTCGAAGCTGCCGGAGAGCAGGCCCGGGGGGCGGTGCTGGCCAGTGACGGCTTCTTCCCTTTCGATGACACGGTGCGTCTTGCGGCCAGCCATGGCATCACCGCAGTGATTCATCCCGGCGGCAGCCTTCGCGACGCTGAGTCCATCAAGGCCTGCGATGAACTGGGCCTGGCGATGCTGCTCACCGGGCGGCGCCACTTCCTGCATTGA
- a CDS encoding DUF4079 domain-containing protein, whose protein sequence is MTLAALPFALNFLHPLMMWVLLAAGAYALFLGIKAKKVRTGTPEERKALIPGKFAQRHYLWGSLLLVVMVFGTLGGMAVTYLNNGKLFVGPHLIVGLAMTGMIAAAAALSPLMQQGNLLARKAHVGLNMGMLTLFLWQAVSGMEIVNKIWTNR, encoded by the coding sequence ATGACCCTCGCAGCCCTTCCTTTTGCCCTCAACTTTCTGCATCCGCTGATGATGTGGGTGTTACTGGCCGCCGGTGCTTATGCACTGTTCCTGGGCATCAAGGCCAAAAAAGTGCGCACTGGCACCCCGGAAGAGCGCAAAGCCCTGATCCCCGGCAAGTTCGCTCAGCGTCACTACCTCTGGGGAAGCCTGCTGCTGGTGGTGATGGTGTTCGGCACCCTCGGAGGCATGGCCGTGACCTATCTCAACAACGGCAAGCTGTTCGTGGGCCCACACCTGATCGTCGGTTTGGCCATGACCGGGATGATCGCAGCCGCTGCGGCGCTTTCACCGCTGATGCAGCAGGGGAATCTCTTGGCCCGCAAAGCCCATGTGGGCCTGAATATGGGCATGCTCACTCTGTTCCTTTGGCAGGCCGTGAGCGGGATGGAGATCGTCAACAAGATCTGGACCAACCGCTGA